Part of the Engystomops pustulosus chromosome 4, aEngPut4.maternal, whole genome shotgun sequence genome is shown below.
GTGAGCCCATTTGTGTCCTCCCTCACCCCTGCCATTTGGTCAACTGTTTTTAAAAGAATTTTTGTAAGTATGTAACAATAAAGCAACATTCAAAAGGAACCagattggtgagtgccgattATTCTGTTTTTTATATCGCTATTGTAACTTGACTTGGCTGCAAGGTAGCATTTGATAAAGTCTGTTCATGTTATGCACAGATATCTAACTGTATCCTACTATAAGGAACTGCTGTCCCTGAagtttctgggaaatatgcaaatacgttttccagaaaGGGATAAGGAAAACTCTGCCACTTTGGCTACCTTGTAGGGCCATCAAGATGCCTAATGACTTGATGTGGGATCAAAGCCAAACCCAACCCTTGTCAATCtctctcagctaaaccagttccctacactgctgACGAGATGCAGAAACATTGAAACACGctgtctagagttgggaatctgttctggAGCCagaagaggcaatgctttctttaATACCCTAGTGGAGTGTCTATGGCTATAAGAGAGCTCTTTCTGCCCATCCCGGAAGTTTCTCTTTTTTGTAGACTGTGATACAAATGATACTATACTGGGTCTCCAATATCTTTGTTACTTGTACTGCTTTGAAAGGTTTTATTTTAATGTAAGGCCTTCCAGTGTGTCTTTATTGAATGCCAAATATATATTCTTCCAAAGTTTTTATTGGCAGCCGCTGAGACATTACTATGACTGTATAACGATTGTATTGCATTGTGATACGACTGCTTATTTATAAACGTGAAATATCAGAGGTGTCAAAGAACTGATACGTGGCTGTTATGATAGTTATTTGATGGCAAATATACACGTGTAAGTGAGACCAGTCTTATCAGTCTCTGTAGTAGAGCGGCGGCTGACTATAGTTATATCctggtctccctcctcccaggtACTTCTGCTACAGCCCTTGTGAAAGTGCACTAAAGAAGTTTATTTTCTGCTTGACCAAACGTGCAGCTCGAAAACAGCATCctcttttattactattttttttttttttttaaaagtccgcAAATATTGATTCACTAATATAAGTATGTGTCTATTACATAATGACAACATGACCTTCCTAAAAGATTTGTTACAAGCTCCACAGCCCTTCACAAATAGTCGAGTAGAGGCAAGTTCTGCACTCATGCTGcaccgtgtataagctgagtttttcagcacaaaaaagtgctCACCTtggtttatacacgagtcaattaaaaaaataaacttaatactcgccCTCTGGCGCCCAGATCCCCGGTGCGGCTCCCCTTCTCTCTCTTCTCtatccggcagagtcgcgtccatgctaTCCCCGTCGTATGGCTTTAGGcaattactgatattatttccttTATGTTGAAACCAAGGCATGTTATACAATGGTCACCTTATCACAAGGAAACAAACCTAGAGAAACAATCCAGGTAACAATAACACATCCACAAATGGTTAAtaaagtttaatgtagataaatgtaaggttatatgCTTGGGCTAAGGAAAACACTGGGTAAAACTGCAGAAGAAAGACTTGAGCATATAAGTGGACAGTAAACTTAATTTCAGTGACCAGAGCCAAGCAGCTGCTAGCaggcaaatacaattatgggatgcatTAAGAGAGACATAGATGCTGATGAGAAGGACACTGGTCAGACTACACATAATAAATAACAATTAAgctttatatagcgctatcatattCTTTAGTGCTTTTCAGATCACAGGGTTGCAAATAAAACATTAAAGAATAATAAAGAATCATTATTTGGAACAATAGGATTAAGGGCCCTTCTCATGAGCACTTACAGTTTTGGGAAGTGGGGTATAAGGGCAATTTTGTAAATTTGTTAAGGGGTCCCCTTGAAGGTCTCTGTACTCTGCCATATAGCAGTGTATCTGTGTACCTATTGGCTTACTACTGTATTTTCCTATTTTGGTatcagcacgatctaacagtgcagctgtcagcctatgcagagaAGTATAGGCGACTATCTAATATGCTGAAATAcatatgtattgcagtatattacaatgaacaagtgatcaaatgatcacttgttaatgtcccaccctgggacaaaataaaacagtaaaaagagtttcgaaaaatttttttttaatggtatggtgaacgtccaggggaaaaaaaatgctgaataccataaacaagaattaatgatatttttaaccaccaccaacaaagggttaataaaatctgattattagctattgaacccccccaGTAAATGGTGTACCTGCAAAGTGAATGTCATCCGccggaagaaaaaaaacaaaacattttagacaatgcagatctgccctGAATGGAGCTCCTTCCATAGGCACACACTGATGTCATAGCTGACATCCTAGTCTGTGCGGCCAGCGTTCATGTACCTGCTACTGCCGACAGAAGAAAAGAAGACCTAGCGGGGGCGccgaaaaggtgagttttgaagGAGGATGacgccaatgcatttcccaccctaggctttgtggtaaaattaggtaccttggcttatattcgggtcgccttatactcgagtatatacagtaatttgctATGACCTTGCATGTTGTTTAATCGTTGCCCTAGCAAGTAAACTTGATATGGCATGAATCTGAACTCTGATCATGACAACATTCTTCTATCATTTGATCTAATAAAACTATAAAGCATAAGCAAAGATGGACTTTTATCTGTCTAGCAGTTCTTTATTGCCTGGACTTTGCTTAATGCATAAAACCTGTAAGGCTCAGTCAACACTACAGAGCCTTTATGTTTATCTCTGATTGAAAAAAACTGTTGATAAATAAACGTAATTTTTCGGATGATAAGGTGTACCGGATTATAAGGCCTATTAAGACATCTAGGGGCATACATATTGCGCACCGGATTGTAAGGCGCAGGCAGTTTCTTTGTGGCTGCTTTGGTTAGAAGGAGGTCTTTGTGCGTGGCAGATGAAGAGGCTCCGTGGTTCGCACTATGGCGCCTTGTTGTACGCGCCCCGCGTGGTCTTCAGTCCCCTTTGGAGATATTCCGTGAAGGTGCCATCTCCTTTAGCGGGGACACATGTAAGTagagtccgctgccctcctccgacCTGCTTCCTCCAGTCACTGTCTGGTACTGCCGGCCATGCAGGGTCGCGGCCCCGGTTCTGGTCTCTCCATGATTCCTAATGGATGATGCCTAACTGACCATAACGGTCATTAAGttattttttacattgaagtcaatggggacggATAGCAAGTGtcagtttttagttttttatgggttttttttatgaAGAAATAGATATTGATAGAAAAATAGATGATGGCTAGATTATAGATTGATGTGAGGTATACAGGGAAAGATGGGTAGGCAGATAGAAATTAGAGATCAGTAGTTagatagatgggtagatagattTGAGAGATGGATATACAGATTTGGAAACTGAAGATCACTGTCTTGACAACTATGAGAAATAGACAGATTTGAGGGATGGATAGATATACCGGTATAGAAGGCGTAGATCAATGTCTTGAAAGTGAAAGTAATAGTATGTCGCATGCCGGGTGAATGGAGAgtgctcaagggctgagccctctccatagccggtaactctttgctgcagcaaagacttaccggtaacaccaacgcatgggccgccatcttggtgacaaTCGtctctccccgtgacatcattagGGAGCAGCGATCAGTCACCATGAcatccttgggtcttcggaagacccgaggctgtctcatttaacccattcattacaattttgTGATTTGCAAATTTTAATGAATGagatggaaaatccccatatactgccatagaacTGATTTataaatagaaaatgtaaaatcataaacacattaggtatcgccgcatcttaaaatgcccgatctatcatattgtactaacggtttttcacaacgtttaaccccgtaacgaaaaatagcgccccaaaaaatgtaatgtaaaacgtgaccaaaaggtcgtacagtcttcaaaatggtagcattgaaaacatcaagtCGCACAAAACCTCACCTCTCACAGctacgtacaccaaagtatgaaaaagttattaacaccagaagatggcaaaatcccccccccccccaaaaaaaaaaaaaattttgtacaggcagTTTGAATTtttgtatgaaagcattataaaaccaatatagttttccccattttcactgcattcggatttttttttcctgcttcccagtacaaggcatggaatgttaaataccatcactatgaagcgcaatttgttacgcagaaagcaagccaccacacagctctttatgtgtaaaaataaaaaaagttatagatttttgagggtggggagtgaaaaatggaagtgtaaaaacaaaaaagggccaggtcgttaaggggttagcagacaccttttttttttatccgtTATGTCGGGTTTTATTACCTTTTATTTGCCATCCGTTCTATTTTTGTTATGAAGGTAAATAAGAGGAAATGAACTTGGCTTTAAAGATACATTTTTATGACAAATCCTCAGCCTATACCTTGTGTCTATAACTAAAATACTGATGTAATGACTGattgaaaaaaaactgacatCTTTTCTAACTATTTGTCTCCCTTTGACTTCAGTGTGAAAATTATAACAACCGTTatgtatgcaggtttttttttttttttaaaacagaaaaaAGTACTGCATGTCAATAGGATTTTTAACAGATACGTTGAACCTCCATTGTTTTAGCTAATAGACCCTGCTTTGGGGAGGGGGGTGGCTTTTGGGTATAAATGTAAAGCCATGTGTGACCGGACTCTTCTTTTTACATGTACTAAAGACAAAGAAGAAATGCTACCTGCTGAGTTGTCTAGAGCCTCcacactgatcagtgaaaaatagTGTCACTTTAAAGCTGTATTCACACGACTGTTATTGTGGCTATGATGTGGGCGCACCAGGTCACggccacaatagaggtctatggcaccaggtTACGGTACGGTGGTCTCATTGCCGTGTCACCTGGCCAGGCAGCAGTGCTACATTACATAGGACATGTCTATCTTTTGCCGGATAGTGGCCGTGGCCAGCCTGCTTCCTATGCCCCCTCCTTTGCACCCAGTCGCATGAACACCTGAGGTTCAGCCTGGGGGCGAGCACATGACCATGTGCATGTCCCCTTAGTCTAATGTAAATGAGCTCTCTAATTTATAGCAGATACAGATACTTCTCATGTGAATCCAGATGTGGTAGATTGCAAATACTTCAGTCTGTGACAAATTTGATACTTTTTAAATAAAAGCCACAATTTCTCATTGCGGCTTTGAACACTTTGTGAATCTAAAGTATAAAACCATCTAAAGAGCTTCTAAGTCACTACCAAAATATCCCGCctgatgataaatcttccccagcgATGacatttcaatacatttcttacaCCAAAAAGTGTACTAGAAAGATTAACTTGTGAGTGAAATGTAGATGTATAAAGGCCACAGGCAGGGCGGTATTTCTGCTGTTAGGTAGAGTAGGTGCTATATCCCCATCCTGTATTATGTCACTAGGTCACATGTGACTCATTCACTGGGCAAACCTGCTATCACATGCAGGGAGCGGCCGCTGTATGGTACGTACACACAGAGCACGCTCCTTCTCTAACAAAGGGAGGACGTGAGAAGCTTAGACAGGAGGAATGAAGATGTATTATCAATATGTGTGTACTAGGGATATTTGGATGCATTTACCATCATTTCCACCCATTGCCATGCACACTCCACACCATGAGACAATTCGGGCAGATCATGTATAGGTTTCTAGGAAAGGGGGAATAGATCAGTGTCAAGATGAAATAtaacttatatttttttattaaaattacagTGACTGACAAGTTAGTGTCAGGGATCATTGGCACTCAGTCTCAGTGTACACATTCAGGCCCTTGTATTCAGCGATGTGTACCCTTTCCAAACAAATAACGGGGTGATGTCAGGAGGGAGTAAATTGTACTGATTAGGATTAAGATACGGTTCACACTTGTTTATGATACACTTTTGGCTACATAACATTAACAGTAGAAGAATGTCCAGGTGAAAATTGTGATTTATAAATCACTATCTAATAACACACGgtggtagaatatatataatctgGCACAGAGTGCTGTAATTGTCAGCATCAATGCCACATACAACACTATCACTCATACAGTGTATCTCGGGATCACAGGCCTGAAATAGGGTTATGAGACTACAATGGTTTGGAGGCAATAACCTAGCAGTAGAGTTTGTGGGAATAAATCCCACTTGGATCTGGACTGCAGTTTGTGTTTCCGTGCTGGTGTGAACATTGCTATTTACACTGGGCTGGTAAAtcgacaaacaaaaaccaatgtGCCTCTATTTTAAGTATCCTTGGCTTCTTCATTTGTATGGGCTACTTTTGGACCTTAGACTAGAAATCTAGTGCTTCCATGTGACAGGTATGTTATTGTataaatcaaagaaaaaaaatagaccAGGGAATCGATGAAAGTAAATAGTAAGTAAGTAAACAATCGATTtaataataaagtaaaatattttttaaaaacctgcttAAAATGCACAACAAGAGGTGGATGGTATGAAACACCCTACCGTAGCCACAAATGGATAAGCCGTTTGTATAAAACGCAAATGAATCCAAATATAATGCACTAATGGGAAGGATACTCGTGCTGAACATTTCCTAATTAAAGCTATGCCAGGACCCGATAATGCTCACACAGTTTTTGGATTCTTTTTGACTTGCTTTTGATGAGTGATGGTTTTTTTTTCTGATCTTACATGCATTGACCCTTCCatatatttagcattttattGTGTATATTACTAACtacggtatttaattttccatttttcttACAGGATCCATCAGTCACACAAATTACTAGCGGTAACCATGGGAACATTGAAGAATTCAACCCCTTCTCTGAAAATTCTCGCTTGGTGGGTATCCGTGATGATGATTTGAGCTGCACAGAAATGCCCACTTTCACCACCACAAGGGGAGGGCTGAGCTGGTGCTCTGCATTACTTTATTACTAACATGTGCTCCCTTCATTATGTTAGCTGTTATTGCAGTCTTCTGTGAATCATCCATTCATGGTATCAGGCAGTGCACAATCATTTCAATTCAGTAAATCATTTTAAATCgctaaaagttttattatttttcttgctTGCAGACAACAAATCAGAAAACTGTGCCTATACAGCCAGTTATGCCTTCACAGCCCGCCGTTATACAGCCATCGGTGGAACCTTCTCCGCAGGtacattttacattattttagtTTGAAGTAGAATTCTGGTGTGTGGCTCTCACAGAAGTAATGGGATCAGGgacaaaagatgatttttttttttattttttttttttttaacccttttatttgaaaaattaaaCAACATCCAATATCGAGCTTATAAGTCAATCAATATCAAGTATGTATAATGCAAGTTTGGATATATGATAAGAAAAATGAGTTGTCATATCTCTGCAATACATAAGTCATTGTGGAGGTGTTGTCGCTATGGAACATAGGTTTCCTCAAGGAGTTCAAAAATACAGCAAGCACATAGATGGTATGACCTAAGCGCTTAATATCAACATATTATTGCAGAAGATCCCCAAGCGTGGAGGAGCCAGCATAATAAGAGGAGACTCGCACCATGTGTGCCATATCCTATCAAATTTTGCAGGGTGGAAATCTTTGCTTGTAGACAACTTTCTCCTTAGGAAAGATGGCATTTACCAGCTTCTTCCACTGGGTTACTGATATTGGGCAAGGATCCATCCAGTTGATGGCTATAGTTTTACGGGTCATAAAAAGAGATTCTCTAAGAAAGATTCTGGTATAGTGAGGCCTCTTCCAGTATGCCAAACAGACAAATCTTAGGGTCAAGAGCTATAGGTTGCCACAGTATATCAATAAGGATAGCTAGTACCGGGCAGTCCCATACCAGGGACCAAAGATGATTACTGCCCTTACTGGCCTATATAGCTCCTGTTTGGTTTGAGGAAACATCACTCTGTTTGGTCTAAGTGTACACTACCTGTAATTTAGGTTGGTATGTGTCAGAAAATGGGGAAAATCTTTGGCATATTTTATGGCAATTTGTGCTGCAACTTATTACTTTTTCATAGAAATAAAACTAAGTTGGTCTTTctaaaacacttaaaaatgtGTTGGAAAGCACatagaatttttattatttttggcaaaAATAAAACCAATGTTCTGGTGTATTTTGCAACTTGTTAACTTTTCGTTTCTATAGGCGGTAGCCGCAGCGGCTCAGGCTAGCCTCCTGCAGCAACAAGAGGAGCTGGACAGGAAAGCAGCTGAAATTGAGAGGAAAGAGAAAGAAACAACGAATGTAAATATTAACTGTGAGTATGCAAAGTGTTCAGGGGATTTCCTTGCTTTGTTCATCTAAGTGTCTGGGAATACCATAGAATGATACTAATGTTCTACCCCAAGGAATCTGCTTAGTCTTCTTTCATTTTGAGAAATGATGCTGCTTTGTGCAGATGTGTAAGTATAAACTCTTTTCGACTTCTACAGACCAAAAGGTTGCTAATTAAACTGCTCTGTTTTTAGGGTTGTGCCTCTCCTCAATGCAGTGCAGAGTTACTGGGGGTCTGGATGAGATTTTCTATATATTCTATTAAGGGCAGTGAAACCTTCTACAAACTTTCATTTCCAAGAGTTTTtgtctaaatatttaaaattttatctGGGTCTCCTTTAACGTGCACTAATTAAAAACTGGGTTAAAATTGATTATTCGTAAATATTAATTTATCACCTATTACAATGGTTTGAAACCTACAAATTGTATGAACTGAAGCATAAGGTGGActttaaacattaaaataaatgtggTTGACGTACTTTCTCTCCTTCTACAGTAAGACAGAACAATTGGCCCCCTCTTCCTGCCAAGTGTCCCATCAAACCATGCTTCTACCAAGACTTTGCTGCAGATATTCCAGCAGATTACCAGCGAACCTGTAAAATGCTGTACTACCTGTGGATGTGTAAGTATCCGCGAACTGTAGAATAAGTCAGAAGAAAAATAAATCCATTTGGCATTTACAATAGCTTACTATTATAGGAATATTATGGAAGAATGTACTTCCATTGCTCATGTACAGAtgctgtgtaaggctacattcacacgatgtatgcccgccgtaccgtagtacggggGGCATACATCTGCactgtggagaggagcaggggatgaatgCAGCTCACCCacgcccttctccataggaatatacagcacaCGGCGCCATATTACGTAGATaggtgggacatgtcctatctttcaacggGCTGCGGAGTGGtgcagtgccgcacgtgtgctgtacagggccatgagcccatagaagtgtagggggacgtatatatgtcggtcgtatatacacgtcccccatatgttcgtgtgaatgcagcctaaagctaAATACTGATGCTGACATAGGTGTAGCAAAACAGCTGTGATTGGATAAGATTGAATGGATCTGCATAGAAACTGACATGCAGCATGGGTTCTTAAAATCTGTTGATTATGTTAGGGGGTTAGGTACATATGAGATGGAGATCAACAGtctgttttttgttgttttttttttttccagttcatGCGGTCACACTTCTGCTCAACCTGCTGGCCTGCTTGGCATATTTCACCGCTGCAAATGATGTTGGTGGCGTGGATTTTGGTCTATCCATTTTGTGGTTCATTTTGTTTACACCCTGCGCCTTTGTGTGCTGGTACCGACCAATCTACAAAGCATTTAGGTAATTATTTTTCCCTTCTGTGATGATAATTTAGCACAGTATGACACATATTTCTCCACAAGGGCTATTATATAAAGATAGTTCATAAAACTTCCGGGCTTAAAAGCTCATAAATGTTGTGAATAAACTGTGAGGGATTAACGTATGTGTTATACCATATTCATTAGGTGTTTTAGAACCATAGTTTCACCTCAAAATTGGGGTTCTGTATCAGAAAGGGGCAAAAATTTCTCTTGTGTGCTCTTTAGTCTACATCAGACAGAACTCTGACAGAAAAAAACGTATACTATCCTAATGCacggggaagtaagagttctccttacagagactgccaataaAGCCACAGTGTAGCCATATGGAGACTTCTAGCCATGGACActgcactaggggattctggggaaAATATGCCGATAAATTTTCCagcatgggataaggaaaaccccaCGATTCTTTTAGCTACCGTGTAAGGCCGCTCCCTTGACatgaagcatgacctacaagaggccttatgctAATGACAGCCATCCATATTTTTTCACACAAGTCGCTCAGCGCTGTGAAAATCTGACAAATACAATGACACATAGACTACCAAAACAGATGGTCGGCTGGGACTGAAATCTGACCAAACTTTAAAGATTTGACACTCTGTGGGCAGTTGGCTTGAAAAGCTTCCTAGCCATAAGCAAAATCCGTAATGTGTAGGGCAACTTTGCTCTTTTTCCAAGTAATCTGTCGCTGAACCCTCTTTCTTCATTCTGCACTGCATTTGTCCACAAAACGCCTTTTATGTACACAATATTTACGGTAATATTCCCTGTGGAAAGAAGGCATAGACAGAATATATTAGGGTGCACTGGCAGGTTTTGCCCTGTCCCACGAAGAAGCTAATTTACTCAATGGTACACTGTAATAAATACAGGTTTACATATCTTTAGTTTAAGTCTGCACTGTCCAAAACTTGGACAGGATTAGTACATTTTGCGCCATTTTAACTGTACCTGTGCTTCTACAATCCACAAAATAAATGTTTGATGTCAAGAAGTAGACTGTACTATAAAGCTCTTCTCACCCTTTTGATGCCATGCTTGTTACAGGACAGACAGCTCCTTCAATTTCTTTGCGTTCTTCATCATCTTCTTCTGTCAGATCATCATCTATATCATACAGGCTGTGG
Proteins encoded:
- the SCAMP2 gene encoding secretory carrier-associated membrane protein 2 isoform X2, whose translation is MPSQPAVIQPSVEPSPQAVAAAAQASLLQQQEELDRKAAEIERKEKETTNVNINLRQNNWPPLPAKCPIKPCFYQDFAADIPADYQRTCKMLYYLWMFHAVTLLLNLLACLAYFTAANDVGGVDFGLSILWFILFTPCAFVCWYRPIYKAFRTDSSFNFFAFFIIFFCQIIIYIIQAVGIPHWGDSGWIIALTMVKTNIAVAVIMMIVASFFTVCAALSLFLLKKVHSLYRRTGANFQRAQEEFSQGIFSNRTVQNAATGAATAAARGAFQGN
- the SCAMP2 gene encoding secretory carrier-associated membrane protein 2 isoform X1 translates to MDGFDTNPFADPVEVNPFQDPSVTQITSGNHGNIEEFNPFSENSRLTTNQKTVPIQPVMPSQPAVIQPSVEPSPQAVAAAAQASLLQQQEELDRKAAEIERKEKETTNVNINLRQNNWPPLPAKCPIKPCFYQDFAADIPADYQRTCKMLYYLWMFHAVTLLLNLLACLAYFTAANDVGGVDFGLSILWFILFTPCAFVCWYRPIYKAFRTDSSFNFFAFFIIFFCQIIIYIIQAVGIPHWGDSGWIIALTMVKTNIAVAVIMMIVASFFTVCAALSLFLLKKVHSLYRRTGANFQRAQEEFSQGIFSNRTVQNAATGAATAAARGAFQGN